The following proteins are co-located in the Mycobacteriales bacterium genome:
- a CDS encoding ABC transporter permease encodes MTAPLEVQGSALEAQPEAVAIAEGHRIEGRSLGQIAWMRLKRDKVALGGGVIVVCLVIVAVLAPVITALDGQSPYAFHTALLSRDTLVPFGHFGGISGTHLLGVEPTSGRDIFARIVYGARVSLIVALGSTLLAVVIGVFFGGIAGFFGGIADTFIARTMDLLLSIPQLLFAIALLVIIQAAPGSFIGLSGSTLHIVVLIFVIGGFSGPYIGRIIRGQVLSLREKEFVEAARSMGARSPHILLRQLLPNLWAPILVYSTLLIPTNILSEAALSYLGVGVQPPTASWGQMLSDATSIYQVDPAYMLVPGLAIFITVMAFNLFGDGLRDALDPRTIR; translated from the coding sequence ATGACCGCACCGCTGGAAGTGCAGGGCAGCGCCCTCGAGGCGCAGCCCGAAGCTGTGGCGATCGCCGAGGGGCACCGAATCGAGGGCCGCTCGCTCGGCCAGATCGCCTGGATGCGCCTAAAGCGGGACAAGGTGGCGCTGGGCGGCGGCGTAATCGTCGTTTGCCTGGTCATCGTTGCGGTGCTCGCACCAGTGATCACCGCGCTCGACGGGCAATCTCCGTACGCCTTCCACACCGCTCTGCTCAGTCGGGACACCCTGGTTCCGTTCGGACATTTCGGCGGAATCAGCGGGACCCACCTGCTCGGCGTGGAACCCACCAGCGGGCGGGACATCTTCGCCCGGATCGTCTACGGCGCCCGGGTGTCGTTGATCGTGGCCCTCGGCTCCACCCTGCTCGCTGTCGTCATCGGCGTCTTCTTCGGCGGGATCGCGGGTTTCTTCGGCGGGATCGCCGATACGTTCATCGCCCGGACCATGGACCTCTTGCTGTCCATCCCGCAGCTGCTATTCGCGATCGCCCTGCTGGTGATCATCCAGGCGGCGCCCGGGTCGTTCATCGGATTGTCGGGCAGCACCTTGCACATCGTCGTGCTGATCTTCGTGATCGGTGGTTTCAGCGGGCCCTACATCGGCCGAATCATTCGTGGGCAGGTGCTGTCGCTGCGGGAGAAGGAGTTCGTCGAGGCCGCCCGCAGCATGGGCGCTCGCTCGCCGCACATCCTGCTCCGCCAGCTGCTACCCAACCTCTGGGCGCCGATCCTGGTCTACTCCACCCTGCTCATCCCGACGAACATCCTCAGCGAGGCCGCGCTGTCCTACCTCGGGGTCGGGGTCCAGCCACCGACCGCGTCGTGGGGCCAGATGCTCTCCGACGCGACCAGCATCTATCAGGTCGACCCGGCCTACATGCTCGTCCCCGGCCTGGCCATCTTCATCACGGTCATGGCTTTCAACCTGTTCGGCGACGGTCTGCGCGATGCCCTCGACCCGAGGACCATCCGCTGA